Proteins found in one Cheilinus undulatus linkage group 9, ASM1832078v1, whole genome shotgun sequence genomic segment:
- the LOC121515568 gene encoding carbohydrate sulfotransferase 8-like has translation MRYWVEIPVRAQPLRCVSTDSENGAVDRLVVGCVPGSVFRSWISVLVLHVPGDEASWLLLCFLFLLGAVSLLLLFHMKTLNDIIRHLRPAGLKIRLAAEKEESDHQPAGIQSLVLSLMNDSSTPPVTEPRGNTSAFNITPAEEEEELQQQMAVQEHRRRHLTKVCSEFFPGSWKKAVKTKHIIRILVEERFRILYCIVPKAGCSNWKRVLMVLAGKETSIDISHKRAHFHNNLKGLKAYSSREVREKLKTFNKVLFVREPFQRLVSAYRDKFENPETHYHRHFGRSIIARYRANPSREALSTGDGVTFREFVHYLLDSSRPVGRDVHWEPISSLCHPCVVHYDFIGRFENMNNEANILLRSMGAPPTVRYPDYKDRNPHDERTSTIIARKYFSQLNATEIQAVYEFYRMDYLMFDYPKPFPDLV, from the exons CTCAACCACTCAGGTGTGTCAGCACTGACAGTGAGAACGGGGCTGTGGACAG GCTGGTCGTTGGCTGTGTTCCTGGATCAGTGTTCCGGTCCTGGATCAGTGTTCTGGTCCTCCATGTCCCAGGGGATGAAGCGTCCTGGTTGCTGCTCTGCTTCCTCTTCCTGTTGGGGGCGGTGTCTCTGCTGTTGCTGTTTCACATGAAGACCCTCAACGACATCATCAGACACCTGAGACCAG CAGGTCTGAAGATACGGCTGGCTGCAGAAAAG GAGGAGTCAGACCATCAACCAGCTgggatccagtctctggtcttGTCTCTGATGAATGACAGCTCCACGCCACCTGTCACTGAACCTCGAGGTAACACCTCAGCTTTCAACATCACCCCtgctgaggaggaagaggaactACAGCAGCAGATGGCAGTACAAGAGCATAGGCGCCGTCACCTGACCAAAGTCTGCTCTGAGTTCTTTCCTGGTTCCTGGAAGAAGGCCGTTAAGACAAAGCACATCATTAGGATCCTGGTGGAGGAACGGTTCAGGATTCTGTACTGTATAGTCCCCAAAGCCGGCTGCTCCAACTGGAAACGGGTCCTGATGGTTTTGGCAGGTAAAGAAACCTCCATTGACATCAGTCACAAGAGAGCGCACTTCCACAACAACCTGAAGGGGCTGAAGGCCTACAGCTCCAGAGAGGTCAGAGAGAAGCTGAAAACCTTCAACAAGGTCCTGTTTGTCAGGGAACCTTTCCAGCGTCTGGTGTCAGCCTACCGAGACAAGTTTGAGAACCCTGAGACCCACTACCACAGGCACTTTGGACGGTCTATCATCGCCAGGTACAGAGCCAACCCCTCCAGGGAGGCCCTGTCCACCGGAGACGGGGTCACCTTCAGGGAGTTTGTTCATTACCTCCTGGACTCCAGTCGTCCAGTAGGCAGAGACGTCCACTGGGAGCCAATCAGCAGCCTGTGTCACCCGTGTGTGGTCCACTACGACTTCATCGGCAGGTTTGAGAACATGAACAACGAAGCCAACATCCTGCTGAGGAGTATGGGAGCCCCACCCACTGTCAGATACCCGGACTACAAGGACCGGAACCCTCATGACGAGAGGACGTCCACCATCATCGCCAGGAAATATTTCTCCCAGTTGAATGCCACCGAGATTCAGGCAGTCTATGAGTTCTACCGCATGGACTACCTGATGTTTGACTACCCTAAGCCCTTCCCAGACCTGGTCTGA